Proteins encoded together in one Planctomyces sp. SH-PL14 window:
- the ctaD gene encoding cytochrome c oxidase subunit I, with amino-acid sequence MSDPHGTTVSPSPAPQPSSPPGVVTVTRPAVRDPVNYLNVDYSWKSWLLTVDHKRIGILYLLSITFFFVIGGAAAVAFRLELMTPKADLFESETYNKLFTMHGVVMIFFFLIPSIPAVLGNFLVPLMVGARDMAFPKLNLASWYLFMIGGLTAVWTMLIGGVDTGWTFYTPYSSTYSNTYVMATAVAVFITGFSSILTGLNIIVTVHKLRAPGMHWFRMPLFIWSHYAASLIMILGTPVLAVTILLVAIERGMGIGIFDPKLGGDPILFQHLFWFYSHPAVYIMILPSFGVISEIIAAFSRNRVFGYRFVAFASLGIAVLGFLVWGHHMFVSGQSAYAGMVFSILSLLIAVPSAIKVFNWTATLYRGRLRFDTPLLYALGFIGLFTIGGLTGLFLALLAIDVHVHDTYFIVAHFHYIMVGGAVMGYLGGLHYWWPKMTGRLYPEGWARLSAILVFVGFNLTFFPQFVLGYLGMPRRYHIYPPEWQTLNVMSSAGASILGVAYLFPITYLIWSLKFGPKAPANPWDATGLEWQVPSPPTTHNFAVTPHVTEDAYAYQDSALVGDAH; translated from the coding sequence ATGAGTGATCCGCACGGCACCACCGTGAGCCCTTCGCCCGCCCCGCAGCCATCGTCGCCCCCCGGCGTCGTGACGGTCACGCGGCCTGCGGTCCGCGATCCGGTCAACTACCTGAACGTCGACTACAGCTGGAAGTCGTGGCTCCTGACCGTCGACCACAAGCGGATCGGGATCCTCTATCTCCTGTCGATCACGTTCTTCTTCGTCATCGGCGGGGCGGCGGCGGTCGCGTTCCGCCTGGAGCTCATGACCCCCAAGGCGGACCTCTTCGAGTCCGAGACGTACAACAAGCTCTTCACCATGCACGGCGTGGTGATGATCTTCTTCTTCCTCATCCCCTCGATCCCGGCGGTCCTCGGCAACTTCCTCGTGCCGCTGATGGTCGGGGCGCGGGACATGGCGTTCCCGAAACTGAACCTCGCCAGCTGGTACCTGTTCATGATCGGCGGGCTGACCGCCGTCTGGACAATGCTCATCGGCGGGGTCGACACCGGCTGGACCTTCTACACCCCCTACAGCAGCACCTACAGCAACACCTACGTCATGGCGACCGCCGTGGCGGTGTTCATCACCGGCTTCTCGTCGATCCTGACGGGGCTCAACATCATCGTCACGGTCCACAAGCTCCGCGCGCCGGGGATGCACTGGTTCCGGATGCCGCTCTTCATCTGGTCGCACTACGCCGCGAGCCTGATCATGATCCTCGGGACGCCGGTCCTGGCGGTGACGATCCTCCTCGTGGCGATCGAGCGGGGGATGGGGATCGGGATCTTCGACCCCAAGCTCGGCGGCGATCCGATCCTGTTCCAGCACCTGTTCTGGTTCTACTCGCACCCGGCGGTCTACATCATGATCCTGCCGTCGTTCGGGGTCATCAGCGAGATCATCGCCGCCTTCTCGCGGAACCGGGTCTTCGGCTACCGCTTCGTCGCCTTCGCCAGCCTGGGAATCGCGGTCCTGGGCTTTCTGGTGTGGGGGCACCACATGTTCGTCAGCGGCCAGTCCGCCTACGCGGGGATGGTGTTCTCGATCCTGAGCCTCCTCATCGCGGTCCCCTCGGCGATCAAGGTCTTCAACTGGACCGCCACCCTCTACCGTGGCCGGCTGCGGTTCGACACCCCGCTGCTCTACGCCCTGGGGTTCATCGGCCTCTTTACGATCGGCGGCCTGACCGGCCTGTTCCTGGCCCTCCTGGCGATCGACGTCCACGTTCACGACACCTACTTCATCGTGGCCCACTTCCACTACATCATGGTCGGCGGGGCGGTGATGGGGTACCTCGGCGGGCTGCACTACTGGTGGCCCAAGATGACCGGCCGGCTGTATCCCGAAGGCTGGGCCCGGCTGTCGGCGATCCTCGTGTTCGTCGGCTTCAACCTGACGTTCTTCCCGCAGTTCGTTCTCGGTTACCTGGGGATGCCGCGGCGGTACCACATCTATCCCCCGGAGTGGCAGACGCTGAACGTGATGTCCTCCGCCGGGGCCTCGATCCTCGGTGTCGCGTACCTGTTCCCCATCACGTACCTGATCTGGTCCCTCAAGTTCGGACCGAAGGCCCCCGCGAATCCGTGGGACGCGACCGGTCTCGAATGGCAGGTCCCGAGTCCCCCGACGACGCACAACTTTGCGGTGACTCCGCACGTGACGGAAGACGCCTATGCCTACCAAGACAGCGCCCTTGTCGGCGACGCCCACTGA
- the coxB gene encoding cytochrome c oxidase subunit II: protein MDNAEFQLFPDAASTVASRVDALFLFMTALTVFFTVAIAGAILYLGIRYRRGANVNRSQYSPPLWLELSWLLTPVPVVIFVFIWSSQLFLEMQRPPKDAMEIRVVAKQWMWKLQHPSGRREIDELHVPTGRAVRMTMISEDVIHSFYVPAFRIKQDVLPGRYTTTWFEADTPGTYHLFCAEYCGTNHSRMKGRVVVQTPSEYEEWLGGGRRDQSPVVAGAALYEQFRCGSCHAPTVTPLRAPPLEGIYGRSVKLANGATVTADDSYLRESITRPAAKVVAGFQPIMPVFEGQISEEGLSDLLAYLKSLGAADSGAGGATEGGSGEGAKP, encoded by the coding sequence ATGGATAACGCCGAATTCCAGCTCTTTCCGGACGCCGCCTCGACCGTCGCCTCGCGAGTCGACGCCCTGTTCCTGTTCATGACCGCCCTGACGGTCTTCTTCACCGTCGCCATCGCCGGGGCGATCCTGTACCTCGGGATCCGCTACCGCCGCGGGGCCAACGTGAACCGCTCGCAATATTCGCCGCCGCTGTGGCTGGAGCTCTCGTGGCTCCTGACGCCGGTCCCGGTCGTGATCTTCGTCTTCATCTGGAGCTCGCAGCTCTTCCTCGAGATGCAGCGGCCGCCGAAGGACGCGATGGAGATCCGGGTCGTGGCCAAGCAGTGGATGTGGAAGCTCCAGCATCCGAGCGGCCGGCGGGAGATCGACGAGCTGCACGTCCCGACCGGGCGGGCGGTCCGGATGACGATGATCAGCGAGGACGTCATCCACAGCTTCTACGTCCCGGCCTTCCGGATCAAACAGGACGTCCTTCCGGGCCGGTACACGACGACCTGGTTCGAGGCCGACACGCCGGGGACGTACCACCTGTTCTGCGCGGAATACTGCGGGACGAACCACTCCCGGATGAAAGGCCGCGTCGTGGTCCAGACGCCGTCGGAGTACGAGGAGTGGCTCGGCGGCGGACGGCGGGACCAGTCGCCGGTCGTGGCCGGGGCGGCCCTGTATGAGCAGTTCCGCTGCGGAAGCTGCCACGCTCCGACCGTAACACCGCTCCGCGCCCCGCCGCTCGAAGGGATCTACGGCCGCTCGGTGAAACTGGCGAACGGTGCGACCGTGACGGCGGACGACAGCTACCTCCGCGAATCGATCACCCGCCCGGCCGCGAAGGTCGTGGCGGGGTTCCAGCCGATCATGCCCGTCTTCGAAGGCCAGATCAGCGAAGAGGGTCTGAGCGACCTGCTGGCGTACCTCAAGTCGCTCGGGGCGGCGGACAGCGGAGCGGGCGGTGCGACCGAAGGAGGTTCCGGGGAGGGTGCGAAACCATGA
- a CDS encoding SCO family protein, giving the protein MSSLSRILALVIALLTPALAAAQVPRPMAVGSGEILKSVRFEQRLGGTLSLDEKFRDDQGREIRLADCFGARPVVLTFVYHECPMLCGQVLQGLVQCLKAIDFTPGREYNVVVISISPTETPALAAGKKRSLLNRFGRPETAAGWHFLTGDEASIRTIADEAGYRYEPDPKTGQYAHPSGLIVVTPDGKLSKYFFGIDFPTRDVRLALVEAAEERIGTVVDQLLLLCFHYDPSTGRYSLTVMRTLQLAGLLTLGVMGSGIYSMLRQERLRVKAVEETAEPEREEAVHG; this is encoded by the coding sequence ATGTCCTCCCTGTCCCGCATCCTCGCCCTTGTCATCGCGCTGCTGACTCCGGCGCTCGCCGCCGCACAGGTGCCGCGACCGATGGCGGTCGGCTCGGGGGAGATTCTCAAATCGGTCCGGTTCGAACAGCGGCTCGGCGGGACGCTCTCGCTCGACGAGAAATTCCGCGACGACCAGGGGCGGGAGATCCGGCTGGCGGACTGCTTCGGCGCGCGGCCGGTCGTTTTGACGTTTGTCTACCACGAGTGTCCGATGCTGTGCGGGCAGGTCCTCCAGGGGCTCGTCCAGTGCCTCAAGGCGATCGACTTCACGCCGGGACGGGAGTACAACGTCGTGGTCATCAGCATCTCGCCGACCGAGACCCCCGCGCTCGCCGCCGGGAAGAAACGGAGCCTCCTCAATCGGTTCGGCCGTCCCGAGACCGCCGCCGGCTGGCACTTTCTGACCGGAGACGAGGCCAGCATCCGAACGATCGCCGACGAGGCGGGATACCGCTACGAGCCCGACCCCAAGACCGGCCAGTACGCCCACCCCAGCGGCCTGATCGTCGTGACGCCCGATGGAAAACTGTCGAAATACTTCTTCGGGATCGACTTCCCGACCCGCGACGTGCGGCTGGCGCTCGTCGAAGCGGCCGAGGAGCGGATCGGGACGGTCGTCGACCAGCTCCTGCTCCTCTGCTTCCACTACGACCCGTCGACCGGCCGCTACAGCCTGACGGTCATGCGGACGCTTCAACTTGCTGGACTGCTGACCCTGGGAGTGATGGGGAGCGGGATCTACTCGATGCTCCGCCAGGAACGGCTGAGGGTGAAGGCCGTGGAGGAGACCGCGGAGCCGGAGCGGGAGGAGGCGGTCCATGGATAA
- a CDS encoding c-type cytochrome → MSFPLSHHRPSERPPGHRETGDVLHQWTGTAIVLGAVLLAAGCHDDMYNQVKHEPLEPSTFFSDGRSSRPLEPGVVARGTIETDDAVGTGKRGDAFVAELPVELTRELLDRGHERFNIFCTPCHGLAGSGDGIVVERGFRRPPSYHTDRLRGVPDGQVFDVITHGFGAMPSLRERISVRDRWAIVAYVRTLQLSQAASVSDLTPEEQSRLSTEQRGGDAAPPRE, encoded by the coding sequence ATGAGTTTTCCCCTGTCGCATCACCGACCGTCCGAACGGCCTCCCGGCCACAGGGAGACGGGCGATGTTCTGCACCAGTGGACGGGAACCGCGATCGTTCTCGGGGCCGTGCTGCTCGCGGCCGGCTGTCACGACGATATGTACAACCAGGTGAAGCACGAGCCGCTCGAGCCGAGCACGTTCTTCTCCGACGGCCGCAGCTCCCGCCCGCTGGAGCCGGGGGTCGTCGCTCGCGGAACGATCGAGACCGATGACGCCGTCGGGACCGGCAAGCGGGGCGACGCCTTCGTTGCCGAACTGCCGGTCGAGCTGACGCGGGAGCTGCTCGATCGCGGACACGAGAGGTTCAACATCTTCTGCACGCCGTGCCACGGCCTTGCCGGCAGCGGCGACGGGATCGTGGTCGAGCGGGGGTTCCGCCGGCCCCCGTCCTACCACACCGACCGGCTGCGGGGCGTTCCCGACGGCCAGGTCTTCGACGTCATCACCCACGGCTTCGGCGCGATGCCGAGCCTGCGGGAGCGGATCTCCGTCCGCGACCGGTGGGCGATCGTCGCCTATGTCCGGACCCTCCAGCTCAGTCAGGCCGCCTCGGTCAGCGACCTGACGCCGGAGGAGCAGTCCCGGTTGTCGACCGAACAGCGAGGTGGCGATGCCGCTCCCCCTCGCGAGTGA
- a CDS encoding DUF3341 domain-containing protein gives MLKPLEPVVETPYGVMASFAEPHDLIAATRAARAAGYRAMDTYTPFPVEELDHELGMTHTRLPWIVFAAGVLGALGGFGLQYYCAVIAYPLNVGGRPLNSWPAFIPVTFETTILAAALAAVFGMLALNGLPTPYHPLFNVPEFGLASRDRFFLCIESTDPKFDVEAVSAFLLTLHPLQVSIVPR, from the coding sequence ATGCTTAAACCGCTCGAACCGGTGGTCGAAACACCCTACGGCGTCATGGCCTCGTTCGCCGAACCGCACGACCTGATCGCCGCCACGCGGGCCGCGCGGGCGGCGGGCTACCGCGCGATGGACACCTACACCCCGTTCCCCGTCGAGGAGCTCGACCACGAACTGGGGATGACCCACACCCGCCTGCCGTGGATCGTCTTCGCCGCCGGCGTCCTCGGGGCGCTCGGGGGCTTCGGCCTGCAATATTACTGCGCCGTGATCGCCTATCCGCTGAACGTCGGCGGGCGGCCGCTCAACAGCTGGCCGGCGTTCATCCCGGTGACGTTCGAGACCACGATCCTCGCCGCGGCCCTGGCGGCGGTGTTCGGAATGCTGGCCCTTAACGGCCTGCCGACGCCCTACCACCCGCTGTTCAACGTCCCGGAGTTCGGCCTCGCCAGCCGGGACCGGTTCTTCCTCTGCATCGAGTCGACCGATCCCAAGTTCGACGTCGAGGCGGTCTCGGCGTTCCTGCTCACCCTCCATCCGCTTCAGGTCAGCATCGTCCCCCGATGA
- the nrfD gene encoding NrfD/PsrC family molybdoenzyme membrane anchor subunit, which translates to MSTDPRDPESPEAGLTASPDAATATLPPPPPSEEVDPTTVRSLPVLEPGHSYASVTDHISALVLRRGLPRGWIVGFSIAFFLTMLLLVSITYLVAVGTGIWGINIPVGWGLAIVNFVWWVGIGHAGTLISAVLLLLHQDWRTSINRFAEAMTLFAVACAGLYPLFHMGRVWLFYWMFPYPNTMGIWPQFRSALIWDVFAVSTYATVSLLFWYVGLIPDLATLRDRAKNRFARVFFGVLAMGWRGSARHWHRYHVAYKLLAGIATPLVVSVHTVVSFDFATSLLPGWHNTIFPPYFVAGAVFSGFAMVLTLAIPLRAIYGLEDFITLRHLDNMGKIALATGLIVAYGYMMELFIGYYSGNQFESYAMLNRITGPYGFTYVLLILCNVVTPQFLWSKKIRTNPVALFLISIIINIGMWLERFVIVIVSLHRDYLPSSWDIYVPTRWDWAMFVGTLGLFFSLLFLFVRILPVISIFEMRELVEKTSEETGGQHA; encoded by the coding sequence ATGAGCACTGACCCCCGCGATCCGGAGAGCCCGGAAGCCGGCCTGACCGCGAGTCCCGACGCGGCGACCGCCACGCTCCCGCCGCCCCCGCCCTCCGAAGAGGTCGATCCGACGACGGTCCGGAGCCTGCCGGTCCTGGAGCCCGGCCACTCCTACGCGAGCGTCACCGATCACATCAGCGCCCTTGTCCTCCGCCGCGGACTGCCGCGGGGGTGGATCGTCGGGTTTTCGATCGCATTCTTCCTGACGATGCTCCTGCTGGTCTCGATCACCTACCTCGTGGCGGTCGGGACCGGGATCTGGGGGATCAACATCCCGGTCGGATGGGGACTGGCGATCGTCAACTTCGTGTGGTGGGTCGGGATCGGCCACGCCGGGACCCTGATCTCAGCCGTCCTGCTCCTGCTCCATCAGGACTGGCGGACGTCGATCAACCGCTTCGCCGAGGCGATGACGCTCTTCGCCGTGGCGTGCGCGGGACTTTATCCCCTGTTCCACATGGGGCGGGTCTGGCTCTTCTACTGGATGTTCCCCTACCCCAACACGATGGGGATCTGGCCACAGTTCCGCAGCGCCCTGATCTGGGACGTCTTCGCCGTCTCGACCTATGCCACCGTCTCGCTCCTGTTCTGGTACGTCGGCCTGATTCCCGACCTGGCGACGCTGCGGGACCGGGCCAAAAACCGTTTTGCGCGGGTCTTCTTCGGGGTCCTTGCGATGGGCTGGCGGGGATCGGCCCGGCACTGGCACCGCTACCACGTCGCTTACAAGCTCCTGGCCGGGATCGCGACGCCGCTCGTCGTCTCGGTCCACACGGTCGTCAGCTTCGACTTCGCGACGTCGCTCCTGCCGGGGTGGCACAACACGATTTTTCCGCCGTACTTCGTCGCGGGGGCGGTCTTCTCCGGCTTCGCGATGGTCCTGACGCTCGCCATCCCGCTGCGGGCGATCTACGGCCTGGAAGACTTCATCACGCTCCGGCACCTCGACAACATGGGGAAGATCGCCCTGGCGACCGGCCTCATCGTCGCCTACGGCTACATGATGGAGCTGTTCATCGGCTATTACAGCGGGAACCAGTTCGAGTCGTACGCGATGCTGAACCGGATCACCGGGCCGTACGGGTTCACCTATGTCCTCCTGATCCTGTGCAACGTCGTCACGCCGCAGTTCCTGTGGTCGAAGAAGATCCGCACGAACCCGGTCGCCCTGTTCCTCATCTCGATCATCATCAACATCGGGATGTGGCTGGAGCGGTTCGTGATCGTGATCGTCAGCCTGCACCGGGACTATCTCCCGTCGAGTTGGGACATCTATGTCCCGACCCGCTGGGACTGGGCGATGTTCGTCGGGACGCTGGGGCTGTTCTTTTCGCTCCTGTTCCTGTTCGTCCGGATCCTGCCGGTGATCTCGATCTTCGAGATGCGGGAGCTCGTCGAGAAAACCTCCGAAGAGACCGGAGGTCAGCATGCTTAA
- a CDS encoding 4Fe-4S dicluster domain-containing protein, which produces MESKHLPLSSASPPPVTHYPLSSLRLWRDLDEHAGHFETVPHRSSDARLDIPEDPTVFGRREFLEMMGAAAVVGGLSGCDFSQPRETIAPYAHQPESLVPGRPQFFATAIHEGGRTTGILVESHMGRPTKVEGNPDHPASLGATDAIAQAAPLSLYDPDRSQAVRRLGEISTWEAYLTDLRDALQQQEGQQGAGLRILTETVVSPTLHRQLRQILERFPKARWHQYEAGHPDTSLRASEKLFGRPLDAVYRFEKADVVVSLDCDFLATLDGSPRYTRDFMSRRDLTGGGKAMNRLYVAECGVSNTGAAADHRLPVHPAVMAALVRKLAQEIGVESLPAESRIAALPEGAAKWLAAVIADLKGAAGKSLVVVGPAQPWPVHALVHLINAKLENVGQTLDLIEPVALAPVHHIESIRELTRSMAAGEVDVLLIAGGNPAYTAPADLEFAKHIRAIERLAVHLGPYEDETSLQCHWHIPQTHFLESWSDVRAYDHTVTIQQPLIAPLFAGRSPHEFLSAVAGTETVPAYEAVRATWKEQRSDDFEAVWKKSVHDGLIAGTETKPVSTTASPAAEVIEELGRFGTGAIASPPPLAVVFAPDPTILDGRFANNGWLQELPKPWTRLTWDNAALMSAATAERLGVTKGNFVELQVGERSLSVPVWIVPGQPAEVVTLHFGYGRKVGGRIATAHGFDAFSLRTSNEPSIALSPKATAAGGRHKFACTQKTTSLEGRDEAIFRTLTLDVLANGLPVVSGHGAGHDAAHLPTLLPDWNYPDRAWGMSIDLTRCSGCSACVLACQVENNIPVVGKPGVLMGREMHWLRIDEYFAGDPENPQVLQQPMMCQHCEHAPCESVCPVAATTHSSEGLNEMTYNRCVGTRYCSNNCPYKVRRFNFLRYSEDGDPLAMLRANPDVTVRSRGVMEKCTYCVQRINAARIEASIESAHTGEPLQIADGAIVTACQAACPARAIVFGDINDKGSAVSKWREIPQKYGVLEELGTRPRTTYLPRVTNPSPLLAAAGHSEGGQPHEH; this is translated from the coding sequence ATGGAGTCGAAACATCTGCCGCTCTCGTCGGCCTCGCCACCGCCAGTCACGCACTACCCGCTTTCCTCCCTCCGCCTCTGGCGGGACCTCGACGAACACGCCGGACACTTCGAAACCGTTCCCCATCGCTCGTCTGACGCGCGGCTCGACATCCCCGAGGACCCGACCGTCTTCGGCCGCCGCGAGTTCCTTGAGATGATGGGAGCGGCGGCTGTGGTCGGCGGCCTCTCGGGATGCGACTTCTCACAGCCGCGGGAGACGATCGCCCCCTACGCCCACCAGCCGGAATCCCTCGTCCCCGGCCGCCCGCAGTTCTTCGCCACGGCAATCCACGAAGGGGGACGGACGACAGGGATCCTCGTCGAAAGCCACATGGGCCGCCCGACGAAGGTCGAAGGGAACCCGGACCACCCCGCCTCGCTCGGGGCGACGGACGCCATCGCCCAGGCTGCCCCCCTCTCGCTCTACGACCCCGACCGCTCGCAGGCGGTCCGGCGGCTCGGCGAGATCAGCACCTGGGAGGCGTACCTCACCGACCTGCGGGACGCCCTGCAGCAGCAGGAGGGACAGCAGGGGGCCGGACTGCGGATCCTGACCGAAACGGTCGTCTCGCCGACGCTCCACCGCCAGCTCCGGCAGATCCTGGAACGGTTCCCGAAAGCCCGCTGGCACCAGTACGAGGCGGGACATCCCGACACATCGCTCCGGGCGAGCGAAAAGCTTTTCGGGCGTCCGCTCGATGCGGTCTACCGTTTCGAGAAGGCGGATGTCGTGGTCTCGCTCGACTGCGACTTCCTCGCCACGCTCGACGGCAGTCCGCGGTACACGCGGGACTTCATGTCCCGCCGCGACCTGACGGGCGGCGGCAAGGCGATGAACCGCCTGTACGTCGCCGAGTGCGGCGTCTCGAACACCGGGGCCGCGGCGGACCATCGGCTGCCGGTTCATCCGGCGGTCATGGCGGCGCTGGTTCGAAAGCTCGCCCAGGAGATCGGCGTCGAATCGCTGCCGGCGGAGAGCCGGATCGCGGCGCTGCCGGAAGGGGCGGCAAAGTGGCTCGCGGCGGTCATTGCGGACCTGAAAGGGGCCGCTGGCAAATCGCTCGTCGTCGTGGGCCCCGCCCAGCCGTGGCCGGTCCACGCGCTCGTGCACCTCATCAACGCCAAGCTGGAAAACGTCGGCCAGACGCTCGACCTCATCGAGCCGGTCGCGCTGGCCCCGGTCCATCACATCGAGTCGATCCGCGAGCTGACCCGCTCGATGGCGGCGGGCGAGGTGGACGTCCTGCTCATCGCCGGCGGAAATCCGGCCTACACCGCCCCCGCGGACCTGGAGTTCGCCAAACACATCCGGGCGATTGAACGGCTGGCGGTCCATCTCGGCCCCTACGAGGACGAGACGAGTCTGCAGTGCCACTGGCACATTCCGCAGACGCACTTCCTGGAGTCGTGGAGCGACGTCCGGGCCTACGACCACACGGTGACGATCCAGCAGCCGCTCATCGCCCCGCTGTTTGCCGGCCGGTCGCCGCACGAGTTTCTCTCCGCCGTCGCGGGAACGGAGACCGTCCCGGCCTACGAGGCCGTCCGGGCGACGTGGAAGGAGCAGCGGAGCGACGACTTCGAAGCGGTCTGGAAGAAGTCGGTCCACGACGGCCTGATCGCCGGGACGGAGACGAAGCCGGTCTCGACCACCGCCAGCCCCGCGGCGGAGGTCATCGAAGAACTCGGCCGGTTCGGTACGGGAGCGATCGCGAGCCCGCCCCCGCTGGCGGTCGTCTTTGCTCCCGACCCGACGATCCTCGACGGCCGCTTCGCAAACAACGGCTGGCTGCAGGAACTCCCGAAGCCCTGGACCCGGCTCACCTGGGACAACGCGGCCCTCATGTCGGCCGCGACCGCCGAGCGGCTGGGAGTTACGAAGGGGAACTTCGTCGAGCTGCAGGTCGGCGAGCGGAGTCTCTCGGTCCCGGTCTGGATCGTCCCCGGCCAGCCGGCCGAAGTCGTGACGCTCCACTTCGGTTACGGCCGCAAAGTGGGTGGCCGGATCGCGACGGCCCACGGCTTTGACGCGTTCTCGCTCCGGACGTCGAACGAGCCATCCATCGCCCTCTCCCCGAAAGCGACGGCGGCGGGAGGCCGGCACAAGTTCGCTTGCACGCAGAAGACGACCAGCCTCGAAGGCCGCGACGAAGCGATCTTCCGGACGTTGACCCTCGACGTCCTCGCCAACGGGCTGCCCGTGGTCAGCGGTCACGGAGCCGGCCATGACGCAGCCCATCTGCCGACGCTCCTCCCGGACTGGAACTACCCGGACCGGGCCTGGGGGATGTCGATCGATCTGACGCGGTGCTCGGGCTGCAGCGCCTGCGTCCTCGCCTGTCAGGTCGAGAACAACATCCCGGTCGTCGGGAAGCCCGGCGTCCTGATGGGCCGCGAGATGCACTGGCTGCGGATCGACGAATACTTCGCCGGCGATCCGGAGAACCCCCAGGTCCTCCAGCAGCCGATGATGTGCCAGCACTGCGAGCACGCCCCCTGCGAGTCGGTCTGCCCCGTCGCGGCCACGACCCACAGCAGCGAGGGCCTCAACGAGATGACCTACAACCGCTGCGTCGGGACGCGGTACTGCTCGAACAATTGCCCCTACAAGGTCCGGCGGTTCAACTTCCTGCGGTACTCCGAAGACGGCGACCCGCTGGCGATGCTCCGCGCCAATCCCGACGTGACGGTCCGCTCCCGCGGCGTCATGGAGAAGTGCACCTACTGCGTCCAGCGGATCAACGCGGCCCGGATCGAAGCCTCGATCGAATCGGCCCATACGGGCGAGCCGCTCCAGATCGCCGACGGCGCGATCGTGACCGCCTGCCAGGCCGCCTGCCCCGCCCGGGCCATCGTCTTCGGCGATATCAACGACAAGGGAAGCGCGGTTTCCAAGTGGCGGGAGATCCCGCAGAAGTACGGCGTCCTCGAAGAGCTTGGAACGCGGCCCCGGACGACCTACCTCCCGCGGGTCACGAACCCCTCGCCGCTCCTGGCCGCAGCCGGGCACTCGGAAGGAGGTCAGCCTCATGAGCACTGA
- a CDS encoding cytochrome c3 family protein, which produces MTQIFHPLTNSLAKVTIFGALFFVVAGLAAAYAVATSDYYTQAHIVRPQPVDFSHRHHVAGLGLDCRFCHTSVENSSSAGVPATEVCMNCHSQIWSDSPKLALVRDSLKTGQPLQWTRVTDLPDYVHFKHDIHIHKGIACTECHGQVDEMPLMWREKSMQMKWCLDCHRTTEEHVRPRSEVFSMKAFAGSLTEKKELASRYRLRHPTDCSACHY; this is translated from the coding sequence ATGACCCAGATCTTCCATCCGCTGACGAACTCTCTCGCCAAGGTCACGATCTTCGGCGCCCTCTTCTTCGTCGTGGCCGGCCTCGCGGCCGCCTACGCCGTGGCGACGTCGGACTACTACACCCAGGCCCACATCGTCCGCCCGCAGCCGGTCGACTTCAGCCACCGCCACCACGTCGCGGGCCTCGGACTCGACTGCCGCTTCTGCCACACCTCCGTGGAAAACAGCTCCTCCGCCGGCGTCCCCGCCACGGAGGTCTGCATGAACTGCCACTCCCAGATCTGGTCCGACAGCCCCAAGCTGGCGCTCGTCCGCGACAGCCTCAAGACCGGCCAGCCGCTGCAGTGGACCCGCGTCACCGACCTGCCCGACTACGTCCACTTCAAGCACGACATCCACATCCACAAGGGGATCGCCTGCACGGAATGCCACGGACAAGTCGACGAGATGCCGCTCATGTGGCGCGAAAAGAGCATGCAGATGAAGTGGTGTCTCGATTGCCACCGGACCACGGAAGAGCACGTCCGGCCGCGGAGTGAGGTGTTCTCGATGAAAGCGTTCGCCGGATCGCTCACGGAAAAGAAAGAGCTCGCCAGCCGCTACCGGCTACGGCATCCGACCGACTGCTCGGCGTGTCATTACTGA